A single genomic interval of Helianthus annuus cultivar XRQ/B chromosome 13, HanXRQr2.0-SUNRISE, whole genome shotgun sequence harbors:
- the LOC110867241 gene encoding uncharacterized protein LOC110867241 codes for MTNLAKLEFMALDITGKNYLSWVLDAEIHLNANNLGETIKEGNKASTQDKAKAMIFLRHHIHEALKSEYLTIKDPLVLWTNLKERYDHQKTVILPRARYEWINLRLQDFKSISEYNSAMFRITSQLILCGENITDKEMLEKTFLTFHPSNVILQQQYRERGFTKYSELISCLLVAEQNNELLMKNHETRPVGATPIPEANVATYNGQSESYGRDRGYHHGCV; via the coding sequence ATGACAAATCTTGCAAAACTTGAATTTATGGCTTTAGATATTACTGGGAAAAACTATTTGTCATGGGTATTGGATGCTGAAATACATTTGAATGCCAATAATCTGGGTGAAACAATTAAAGAAGGAAATAAAGCAAGTACCCAAGATAAGGCAAAAGCCATGATCTTTTTACGTCATCATATTCATGAGGCTTTGAAAAGTGAGTATCTCACTATCAAGGATCCACTTGTCCTTTGGACCAACCTGAAAGAAAGGTATGACCACCAGAAAACGGTAATATTACCGAGAGCTCGTTACGAGTGGATCAATTTAAGGTTGCAAGACTTTAAGTCTATAAGCGAGTACAACTCGGCAATGTTTAGAATCACATCACAATTGATTCTATGTGGTGAAAATATTACTGATAAAGAAATGTTGGAAAAAACATTCTTAACCTTTCACCCCTCAAATGTGATACTACAACAACAATATCGTGAAAGGGGTTTCACCAAATATAGTGAATTAATATCATGTTTGCTTGTGGCCGAGCAAAACAATGAGCTCTTAATGAAAAATCATGAGACTCGTCCGGTTGGAGCAACCCCAATCCCTGAAGCTAATGTGGCAACATATAATGGCCAAAGTGAAAGTTACGGACGTGATCGAGGTTATCATCATGGTtgtgtgtaa